ACCTATGCTGCTAATTGGAATGAATACGATAGAACCCCTTTTTGGGATCCATTGGATTATATTGGTATTGATGCTTATTTTCCCGTGAGTGACGAAAAAACACCTACGGTTGAAGCCTGTAGAAAAGGTTGGTTAAAACACAAACCCACTATTAAATCCTTTTCTGAAAGGTATAAAAAACCTATTTTGTTTACAGAGGTTGGTTATAGAAGTGTCGATTTTTCAGGAAAAGAACCTTGGAGAAGTGACCGTGATATGACTGTGGTTAATTTGGAAGCACAAACAAATACTATGCAAGTGCTTTTCGAAGTATTTTGGAATGAAGATGAAGATTGGTTTGCAGGAGGGTTTTTATGGAAATGGTTTCATAACCACAAAGAAGCTGGTGGAGAAAACGATAGTAGGTTTACACCACAAAATAAACCTGTTGAGACTTTAGTAAAAGCACACTATTCGAAGTAATTAAATTTTAATCAAAAGTTAACCATCATCTTCTTTATTCTAAATCATAATCTTTTTAGTTTTGTAAAAACTATTTGATTTTATGAGCATATATGCTATTGGTGATATTCATGGAGGGTTAAAAGCCTTGATACAGGTGTTAAACAAAGTAGAAGTTAAAGAAGAAGATACGCTTATTTTTGTGGGCGATTATGTAGATGGATGGAGTGAATCTGCACAAGTTATTGAGTTTTTGATAGATGTTTCAGAAGAAGTAACTTGTGTTTTTATCAAAGGAAATCATGATGTTTGGTGTGAAAAATGGTTAGAAACTGGAGATGTAAATCCAACTTGGTATATGCATGGTGGTAAAGAAACTATGGATAGTTATGAGTCTTATTCCGATGAAGAGAAAATAGAGCATTTAGAATTTTTTCAAAAAATGCCCCTATATCATATTGATAAAGAAAACCGATTGTTTCTTCATGCTGGTTTTACCTCCATGCACGGTGTAGAAAAAGAAGTATTTAAAGAGACTTTTTATTTTGATAGAACGCTGTGGGAAATGGCTTTGACTTTGGAACAATCCTCTATTAAAGAAGATTCGCCTATGTTTCCTAATCGTTTAAAACACTACAAAGAAATCTTTATTGGGCATACGCCTACCACTAATTTTAATCATGACGAACCGATGCATGCTTATAATGTTTGGAATATTGATACAGGTGCTGCCTTTAAAGGAAAAATTACCGTTATGAACATTGAAACCAAGGCATTCCATCAAAGTGATGAACTACCTGGTTTATATCCAAATGAAAAAGGAAGGAATAAAGTTTAGGTTAACTTTATTACCAAATCTTCCGAGTTTACCATAATGCCTGGTTTTAAAACCAATTGTTTTATTGTAGCTTCTTCGGTTGCTGTTATGGTGGTTTCCATTTTCATTGCTTCGATAATAAATAAGGGCTGATTTTTTACAACCTTGTCACCCTTTTTAACTAAAATATTAGATAACATACCTTGTAATGGTGCGCCTATTTGAAGCGGATCTGTTTTATCTGCTTTAGCATGTTCAACCTTTTCAACTTTAATGCTGTTGTCTTTAATATCAACACTACGTCCTTGTCCGTTAAGTTTAAAATACACGGTTACCATACCGTCGCTATTCGGTTTGCTAATTGAATCTAAAGTGATAAGAATGGTTTTTCCTTTATCTACTTCAACAATAATTTCTTCTTCCACCTCCATGCCATAAAAGAAATTTTTGGTAGGCAATTTCATGAGGTTGTCGTATTTTAAATGCTTGTTGTAAGCATCCGTAAATACTTTAGGGTATAATTGATAGGATAGGAAATCGGTATAATCGATGGTTCTACTTAAATCATGTTCAAATATTTTTTTGAAGGCTTCATATTCTTTTTTAAGATTTAAAGGAGGAATGTGAGCATTCGGTCGGTCGGTATAAGGTTTTTGTCCTTTTAAAATTATTTTTTGAAGTTTTTTAGGAAATCCGCCAACAGGTTGGCCTAAATCGCCTTTAAAAAAGTCAATGACCGATTGTGGGAAAGATAAAGATTCCCCTTTTTCAAGCACATCTTCAATGGTTAAATTATTACTAACAAGATACTGTGCCATGTCTCCAACCACTTTAGAACTTGGAGTTACTTTTACAATATCACCAAAAAGGGCATTTACTTTACTGTACATAGAGGTGATTTCATGAAAACGTGATTCCAATCCAAGACCTCTAGCCTGGGGTTTTAAGTTTGAATATTGCCCACCAGGAATTTCATGTTTAAAGACTTCTCCAGAACCTGATTTTAAACCAGATTCAAACGGATAATAATACTCTCTTACATTTTCCCAATAATTGGAATATTCATTTAAAGAATCAATGTTTATGTTACTAGCTCTATCTTGAAATTTCATCATTTCAACCACCGAATTAAAATTAGGCTGTGATGTGAGTCCAGATAAGCCTCCTAAAGCCACATCAACCACATCGACGCCCGCTTCAATCGCTTTTAAGTAAGTCGCAGATTGAATGGAAGACGTGT
The genomic region above belongs to Mariniflexile litorale and contains:
- a CDS encoding metallophosphoesterase family protein; protein product: MSIYAIGDIHGGLKALIQVLNKVEVKEEDTLIFVGDYVDGWSESAQVIEFLIDVSEEVTCVFIKGNHDVWCEKWLETGDVNPTWYMHGGKETMDSYESYSDEEKIEHLEFFQKMPLYHIDKENRLFLHAGFTSMHGVEKEVFKETFYFDRTLWEMALTLEQSSIKEDSPMFPNRLKHYKEIFIGHTPTTNFNHDEPMHAYNVWNIDTGAAFKGKITVMNIETKAFHQSDELPGLYPNEKGRNKV